One genomic segment of Natrononativus amylolyticus includes these proteins:
- a CDS encoding M24 family metallopeptidase — MNVDLSSLRDAIAENGVDGYLIDDDASDSDQRYVSGFAAPDAYQTLVTDDGVHLLVSGLEYGRAEKEASADSVTRTSTYDLPSLQAEYGAYEGKARGLAAFLDDHDVGSVAVPRNFPTGTADGLREQGLEVTVETEGVVADIRSIKTAEEIEYVRETQAANEAAMAVAEDMLARAEIDDGVLVLDGEVVTSERVTEAIELTLLRHGCALDETIVAGGEQGADPHDRGSGPLEADSPIVIDIFPRDKETKYYGDMTRTFVRGEPSEEVRRRYDVTREAFEAALRTVEAGVTGADVHDAACDVIEEAGYETLRSDPATETGFIHSTGHGVGLDIHEQPSISPRGDELEAGHVITIEPGIYDPAVGGVRIEDLVAVTENGYENLTEYPVSITPSPADE; from the coding sequence ATGAACGTCGATCTCTCATCGCTTCGCGACGCGATCGCCGAAAACGGCGTTGACGGCTATCTCATCGACGACGACGCCTCGGATTCGGACCAGCGGTACGTCTCCGGTTTCGCCGCCCCCGACGCCTACCAGACGCTCGTCACCGACGACGGCGTCCACCTGCTGGTATCCGGCCTCGAGTACGGTCGGGCCGAAAAGGAGGCCAGCGCGGACTCGGTGACGCGCACGTCGACGTACGACCTGCCGTCGCTGCAAGCCGAGTACGGCGCCTACGAGGGGAAAGCTCGCGGACTCGCGGCGTTCCTCGACGACCACGACGTCGGATCCGTTGCGGTACCGCGGAACTTTCCGACCGGAACGGCCGACGGCCTCCGCGAGCAGGGTCTCGAGGTCACCGTCGAGACCGAGGGCGTCGTCGCCGATATCCGCTCGATCAAGACCGCCGAGGAGATCGAGTACGTCAGGGAGACGCAGGCGGCGAACGAGGCGGCGATGGCCGTCGCCGAGGACATGCTCGCGCGGGCGGAGATCGACGACGGCGTGCTGGTCCTCGACGGGGAGGTGGTGACCAGCGAGCGCGTCACGGAGGCGATCGAGCTCACGCTGTTGCGCCACGGCTGCGCGCTCGACGAGACGATCGTCGCCGGCGGCGAGCAGGGCGCAGACCCCCACGACCGCGGCAGCGGGCCGCTCGAGGCTGACTCGCCGATCGTGATCGACATCTTCCCGCGGGACAAGGAGACGAAGTACTACGGGGACATGACCCGGACGTTCGTCCGCGGAGAACCGAGCGAGGAGGTCCGCCGGCGCTACGACGTCACCCGCGAGGCGTTCGAAGCCGCCCTCCGGACGGTCGAGGCCGGTGTCACCGGTGCAGACGTCCACGACGCGGCCTGCGACGTGATCGAGGAGGCCGGCTACGAGACGTTGCGGAGCGACCCGGCAACGGAGACGGGATTCATCCACAGCACCGGCCACGGCGTCGGGCTGGACATCCACGAGCAGCCGAGTATCTCCCCGCGCGGCGACGAACTCGAGGCGGGCCACGTGATCACGATCGAGCCGGGAATTTACGATCCCGCGGTCGGCGGCGTCCGAATCGAAGACCTCGTCGCCGTCACCGAGAACGGGTACGAGAACCTGACGGAGTACCCCGTCTCGATCACCCCTTCGCCGGCCGACGAGTGA
- a CDS encoding helix-turn-helix transcriptional regulator, whose product MLVLAPLTPTGSHSFIELVSATPPEEMNLLAVTYTQPPHLWVEDWRSKAGELPAGLSFIHAGQMQSSVEELEENLSRSVEAQAVDPRDPMEIIAPVGQRFDEWASTDRRTVLSVQTLTVLLEYVDFDTVFRYLHILTHKVTATGATGYYQADPDLHDQETLNTLKVLFDVVVEIEDGEWAISSPGANPERTRETPPTPSPAGAESVGHESDAGSTTTDSASAETEKGTSALEQVVSRVRGLFTGDATADSTDADADQSAADESNAATDGIDDEMLLTDDERIRQLLLQSGGRMKQTDIVAETDWSRSSVSRKLSAMEEKGMITRFQIGRGNLVFLSGYEPDAADSPYEEATN is encoded by the coding sequence GTGCTCGTTTTGGCCCCGCTGACGCCCACCGGAAGCCACAGCTTCATCGAGCTCGTTTCGGCGACGCCGCCCGAGGAGATGAACCTGCTCGCGGTGACGTACACGCAGCCGCCACACCTGTGGGTCGAAGACTGGCGATCGAAGGCGGGCGAGCTTCCCGCCGGTCTCTCGTTTATCCACGCCGGACAGATGCAGTCGTCCGTCGAGGAACTCGAGGAGAACCTCTCCCGGTCGGTCGAAGCGCAAGCGGTCGATCCACGCGATCCGATGGAGATCATCGCGCCCGTCGGCCAGCGGTTCGACGAGTGGGCCAGCACCGACCGGCGAACCGTGCTATCGGTACAGACGCTGACGGTCCTGCTCGAGTACGTCGACTTCGACACCGTCTTCCGCTATCTCCACATCCTCACCCACAAAGTCACGGCGACCGGGGCAACCGGCTACTACCAGGCCGATCCCGACCTCCACGATCAGGAGACGCTGAACACGCTCAAGGTACTGTTCGACGTCGTCGTCGAAATCGAAGACGGCGAGTGGGCCATCTCCTCGCCCGGCGCCAACCCCGAACGCACCCGCGAGACGCCGCCGACGCCGTCGCCTGCTGGCGCCGAGTCGGTCGGGCACGAGTCCGACGCGGGCTCGACGACTACCGATTCGGCCTCGGCGGAAACCGAGAAGGGCACGTCCGCCCTCGAACAGGTCGTCTCCCGCGTCCGGGGACTGTTCACCGGCGACGCGACGGCTGACAGCACCGACGCCGACGCCGACCAGTCCGCAGCCGACGAGTCGAACGCGGCAACCGACGGGATCGACGACGAGATGTTGCTCACCGACGACGAGCGGATTCGTCAGCTCCTTCTCCAGAGCGGCGGCCGGATGAAACAGACCGACATCGTCGCGGAGACCGACTGGTCCCGGTCGTCGGTCAGCAGGAAACTCTCCGCCATGGAAGAGAAGGGGATGATCACCCGCTTCCAGATCGGCCGGGGCAACCTCGTCTTCCTGAGCGGGTACGAGCCCGACGCGGCCGACTCGCCGTACGAGGAAGCGACGAACTGA